A genome region from Pseudomonas helmanticensis includes the following:
- a CDS encoding ABC transporter permease produces the protein MIELLQEYWRAFLYTDGQNITGLAMTMWLLTASIVIGFLVSIPLSIARVSPHFYIRWPVQFYTYLFRGTPLYIQLLICYTGIYSLAAVRAQPILDSFFRDAMNCTILAFALNTCAYTTEIFAGAIRSMNHGEVEAAKAYGLTGWKLYAYVIMPSALRRSLPYYSNEVILMLHSTTVAFTATIPDILKVARDANSATFLTFQSFGIAALIYLTITFALVGLFRLAERRWLAFLGPTH, from the coding sequence ATGATCGAACTTCTGCAGGAATACTGGCGCGCCTTCCTTTATACCGATGGCCAGAACATCACCGGGCTGGCGATGACGATGTGGCTGCTCACGGCCTCAATCGTTATCGGTTTCCTTGTGTCGATTCCGTTGTCGATCGCGCGGGTGTCGCCGCACTTCTACATTCGCTGGCCGGTGCAGTTCTACACCTACCTGTTCCGGGGCACGCCGCTGTATATCCAGTTGCTGATTTGCTACACCGGGATCTACAGCCTCGCCGCCGTGCGCGCGCAGCCGATTCTCGACAGTTTCTTTCGCGATGCGATGAACTGCACGATCCTCGCCTTCGCCCTCAACACCTGCGCTTACACCACGGAGATTTTTGCCGGGGCGATCCGCAGCATGAACCACGGCGAAGTCGAAGCGGCCAAGGCTTACGGCCTGACCGGCTGGAAACTGTATGCCTACGTGATCATGCCTTCGGCGCTGCGCCGTTCGTTGCCGTATTACAGCAACGAAGTGATCCTGATGCTGCACTCGACCACCGTGGCTTTTACCGCGACCATTCCCGACATCCTGAAAGTCGCGCGGGACGCCAACTCGGCGACCTTCCTGACCTTTCAGTCGTTCGGCATCGCCGCGCTGATCTACCTGACCATTACCTTTGCGCTGGTCGGCCTGTTCCGCCTTGCCGAACGCCGATGGCTGGCCTTCCTCGGGCCGACTCACTAG
- a CDS encoding succinylglutamate desuccinylase/aspartoacylase family protein translates to MRHLIHDLLAPLPGTARQIHSFHFGPEQAKGKIYIQSSLHADELPGMLVAWHLKQRLTELEAAGRLRSEIVLVPVANPVGLEQVLMDVPLGRYELESGQNFNRWFVDLSEEIGNAIEGKLNDDPQHNLELIRTHLRAALARQTAGTQLQSQRLTLQRLACDADMVLDLHCDFESVVHLYTTPEAWPQVEPLARYIESQASLLATDSGGQSFDECFTLLWWQLKERFGEHFEIPLGSFSVTVELRGQGDVNHPMASRDCQALIDYLIQFDAIVGETKPQPPLPYPATPLAGVEPVTTPVGGLLVYCVTAGQYLEAGQQIAEIIDPINDKVTPIHCSAAGLLYARSLRRMATAGMVIAHVAGAEAYRSGYLLSP, encoded by the coding sequence ATGCGCCACCTGATCCATGACTTGCTGGCCCCGCTGCCGGGGACCGCACGACAGATCCACAGCTTCCACTTCGGCCCGGAACAGGCCAAAGGCAAGATCTACATCCAGTCCTCGCTGCATGCCGATGAACTGCCGGGCATGCTCGTCGCCTGGCACCTCAAGCAGCGTCTGACAGAGCTGGAAGCCGCCGGGCGCCTGCGCAGCGAAATCGTGCTCGTGCCCGTGGCCAACCCGGTCGGCCTCGAACAGGTGCTGATGGATGTGCCACTGGGCCGCTACGAGCTGGAGAGCGGGCAGAACTTCAACCGCTGGTTCGTCGACCTCAGCGAGGAAATCGGCAATGCCATCGAAGGCAAGCTGAACGATGATCCGCAGCACAACCTCGAACTGATCCGCACGCATCTGCGCGCTGCCCTCGCCCGCCAGACCGCCGGCACGCAACTGCAATCGCAGCGCCTGACCCTGCAACGGCTGGCCTGCGATGCCGATATGGTCCTCGACTTGCACTGTGATTTCGAGTCAGTGGTGCACCTCTACACCACGCCCGAAGCCTGGCCGCAGGTCGAGCCATTGGCGCGTTATATCGAGTCGCAGGCGAGCCTGTTGGCCACCGATTCCGGCGGCCAGTCGTTCGACGAATGCTTCACGCTGCTGTGGTGGCAATTGAAGGAACGCTTCGGCGAACACTTCGAGATTCCGCTCGGCAGCTTCTCGGTGACCGTCGAGTTGCGCGGCCAGGGTGACGTCAATCACCCAATGGCCAGCCGCGACTGCCAGGCGCTGATCGACTACCTGATCCAGTTCGATGCGATCGTCGGCGAGACCAAACCGCAGCCGCCATTGCCGTATCCGGCCACTCCGCTGGCCGGCGTCGAACCGGTGACCACGCCGGTTGGCGGCTTGCTGGTGTACTGCGTCACCGCCGGTCAATACCTGGAAGCCGGCCAGCAAATCGCCGAAATCATTGACCCGATCAACGACAAGGTCACCCCCATTCATTGCTCCGCCGCTGGCCTGCTCTATGCCCGCTCGCTGCGGCGCATGGCCACTGCCGGCATGGTCATCGCCCACGTGGCGGGCGCCGAAGCCTATCGCAGCGGCTACCTACTTTCGCCTTGA
- a CDS encoding ABC transporter ATP-binding protein encodes MYKLTVEGLHKSYGDHQVLKGVSLKAKTGDVISLIGASGSGKSTFLRCINFLEQPNDGAMSLDGQAIRMVTDRHGMHVADADELQRLRTRLAMVFQHFNLWSHMTVLENITMAPRRVLGCSKQEADDRARRYLDKVGLPARVADQYPAFLSGGQQQRVAIARALAMEPEVMLFDEPTSALDPELVGEVLKVIQGLAEEGRTMIMVTHEMSFARKVSSQVLFLHQGLVEEEGAPEDVLGNPKSERLKQFLSGNLK; translated from the coding sequence ATGTACAAACTGACCGTTGAAGGCCTGCACAAAAGCTATGGCGACCATCAGGTGCTCAAAGGCGTTTCGCTCAAGGCCAAGACTGGCGACGTGATCAGTCTGATCGGCGCCAGTGGCTCGGGCAAAAGTACCTTTTTGCGCTGCATCAACTTTCTCGAACAACCCAACGACGGGGCGATGAGCCTCGACGGCCAGGCGATCCGTATGGTTACCGACCGCCACGGCATGCACGTCGCCGACGCCGATGAACTGCAACGCCTGCGCACCCGGTTGGCGATGGTTTTCCAGCACTTCAACCTGTGGAGCCACATGACCGTGCTGGAAAACATCACCATGGCCCCGCGCCGGGTGCTGGGTTGCAGCAAACAGGAAGCCGACGACCGCGCCCGACGTTATCTGGACAAGGTCGGCTTGCCGGCACGGGTGGCGGATCAATACCCGGCGTTCCTCTCCGGGGGTCAGCAGCAACGCGTGGCGATTGCCCGGGCGTTGGCGATGGAGCCGGAAGTGATGTTGTTTGACGAACCGACTTCAGCGCTCGATCCGGAGTTGGTCGGGGAAGTGTTGAAGGTGATTCAAGGTCTGGCTGAAGAAGGCCGCACCATGATCATGGTCACCCACGAGATGAGCTTCGCCCGCAAGGTTTCCAGCCAGGTGCTGTTCCTGCACCAAGGCCTGGTGGAAGAAGAAGGCGCTCCCGAGGATGTGTTGGGCAACCCGAAAAGCGAACGCCTCAAACAATTCCTCAGCGGCAACCTGAAGTAA
- a CDS encoding ligase-associated DNA damage response DEXH box helicase translates to MAKYPDHAKTWFSARDWKPFAFQKQVWAAVKRGESGLLHASTGAGKTYAVWFAALNRFAKSAAIVETSRKRKPPAEPLTVLWITPMRALAADTARALQTPVDDLQIPWSIGLRTGDTSSSERARQSRRLPTTLITTPESLTLLLARADAQVALSTLRMIVVDEWHELLGNKRGVQLQLALARLRRWQPDLIVWGVSATLGNQSHAEEVLIPQSGGISVQGQSEKSLKVDTLIPPSIERFPWAGHIGLKMLPQVVAELDACASTLVFTNTRAQSEIWYQALLEARPDWAGLIALHHSSLSRDTRDWVEKALKDGLLKAVVCTSSLDLGVDFLPVERVLQIGSAKGVARLMQRAGRSGHAPGRTSRVTLVPTHSLELIEAAAARDAVEQRRIEPRLSPHKSLDVLVQHLVSMALGGGFLPDELYEEVRTTWAYRDLTPAHWAWALAFVRHGGMSLTAYPDYRRVEPDEHGVWRVPDARLARRHRMSVGTIVSDASINLKFWSKAGGGKQLGSVEEGFIARLKPGDGFLFAGRLLELVRVENMTAYVKRSSVKKAAVPRWNGGRMPLSNELAQAVVARFSAAAEGEFIGAEMQALRPLLETQARWSGLPTVNNLLAEVLKSREGWHLFLYPFAGRQVHLGLASLLAWRVSQRQPVTFSIAVNDYGLELLSATPVDWSKQLNAELLDPAHLLADVLASLNAGELALRRFREIARIAGLVFAGYPGAPKSTRQVQASSGLFFEVFKQYDADNLLLAQAGEEVLREELDIRRLEQTLERINRMKLDVQQIKRPTPLGFPLLVERMRESMSSEKLADRIRRMVGDLEKSADKGKRL, encoded by the coding sequence ATGGCGAAATATCCCGACCACGCAAAAACCTGGTTCAGCGCCCGCGACTGGAAGCCGTTCGCCTTTCAGAAGCAGGTCTGGGCGGCGGTCAAACGCGGAGAATCCGGGTTGCTGCATGCCAGCACCGGTGCCGGCAAAACCTATGCGGTGTGGTTCGCTGCACTCAACCGTTTCGCCAAATCCGCTGCCATCGTTGAAACCTCGCGCAAGCGCAAACCACCGGCCGAACCACTGACCGTGTTGTGGATCACGCCCATGCGCGCGCTCGCCGCCGACACCGCGCGCGCTCTGCAAACCCCTGTCGATGATTTGCAAATACCGTGGAGCATCGGTCTGCGCACCGGCGACACCAGCAGCAGCGAACGCGCGCGCCAAAGTCGACGCCTGCCGACCACGTTGATCACTACGCCGGAGAGCCTGACCTTGCTGCTGGCCCGAGCCGATGCGCAGGTCGCGCTGTCGACGCTGCGGATGATCGTCGTCGACGAATGGCACGAACTGCTTGGCAACAAGCGCGGTGTGCAACTGCAACTGGCCCTCGCGCGTTTGCGTCGCTGGCAACCGGATCTGATTGTCTGGGGCGTGTCCGCCACGCTCGGTAATCAATCCCACGCCGAGGAAGTACTGATCCCACAGAGCGGTGGCATCAGTGTTCAAGGGCAAAGCGAAAAATCGCTGAAGGTCGACACCCTGATCCCACCGTCCATCGAGCGCTTTCCGTGGGCCGGACACATCGGCTTGAAAATGCTGCCACAGGTGGTCGCCGAGCTCGACGCCTGCGCCAGCACGCTGGTGTTCACCAACACCCGAGCGCAGTCGGAGATCTGGTATCAGGCGCTGCTCGAGGCACGACCGGATTGGGCCGGATTGATCGCACTGCATCACAGTTCTCTGTCTCGCGACACCCGCGACTGGGTCGAGAAAGCCTTGAAGGATGGCCTGTTGAAAGCCGTGGTCTGCACCTCGAGCCTGGATCTGGGTGTGGATTTTCTGCCGGTTGAGCGCGTCCTGCAAATCGGCTCGGCCAAAGGCGTTGCCCGCTTGATGCAACGCGCCGGGCGTTCGGGCCATGCACCCGGACGTACCTCTCGCGTGACGCTGGTGCCGACCCACAGCCTTGAATTGATCGAAGCCGCGGCTGCCCGCGACGCGGTCGAGCAACGGCGCATCGAACCACGCCTGTCGCCGCATAAATCGCTGGATGTGCTGGTGCAGCATCTGGTCAGCATGGCCCTCGGTGGTGGATTTTTGCCGGATGAGCTGTACGAAGAAGTCCGTACTACGTGGGCTTATCGCGATCTGACGCCTGCGCATTGGGCGTGGGCGCTGGCTTTCGTACGCCACGGCGGGATGTCTCTGACAGCCTATCCGGATTATCGCCGGGTCGAACCGGATGAACATGGCGTCTGGCGTGTACCGGATGCGCGTCTGGCGCGGCGCCATCGCATGAGCGTCGGGACCATCGTCAGCGATGCCAGCATCAACCTGAAATTCTGGAGCAAGGCCGGCGGTGGGAAACAGCTGGGCAGCGTCGAGGAAGGCTTTATCGCGCGGCTCAAACCCGGTGATGGATTTCTGTTCGCCGGGCGTTTGCTGGAGTTGGTGCGCGTGGAAAACATGACCGCTTACGTCAAACGCAGCAGCGTGAAAAAAGCGGCGGTGCCGCGCTGGAATGGCGGGCGGATGCCACTTTCCAACGAATTGGCGCAAGCCGTGGTGGCACGCTTCAGTGCGGCCGCAGAAGGTGAGTTTATCGGCGCGGAAATGCAGGCGCTGCGTCCGCTACTGGAGACTCAGGCACGCTGGTCGGGGCTGCCGACCGTTAACAACCTGCTGGCGGAGGTGCTGAAATCCCGCGAAGGCTGGCATCTTTTCCTCTATCCGTTCGCCGGGCGGCAGGTGCATCTGGGGCTGGCGAGCTTACTGGCCTGGCGCGTCAGTCAGCGCCAACCGGTGACCTTCTCGATCGCGGTAAATGATTACGGTCTGGAGCTGCTCAGTGCCACGCCGGTGGATTGGTCGAAGCAGCTCAACGCTGAACTGCTCGACCCTGCGCATCTTTTGGCTGACGTTCTGGCGAGCCTCAATGCTGGCGAACTGGCTTTGCGGCGTTTCCGCGAAATCGCGCGAATTGCCGGGCTGGTGTTCGCCGGCTACCCCGGTGCCCCGAAAAGCACCCGACAGGTGCAGGCTTCGAGCGGACTGTTCTTTGAAGTATTCAAACAATATGACGCGGACAACCTGTTGCTCGCCCAGGCCGGGGAAGAAGTCCTGCGCGAAGAGCTGGATATTCGTCGCCTGGAACAGACCCTGGAGCGCATCAACCGGATGAAACTGGACGTGCAGCAGATCAAACGTCCTACGCCGCTGGGCTTTCCGTTGCTGGTGGAGCGAATGCGCGAAAGCATGAGCTCGGAAAAACTCGCCGACCGGATCAGGCGCATGGTCGGTGATCTGGAAAAATCGGCCGACAAAGGCAAACGCCTATGA
- the pdeM gene encoding ligase-associated DNA damage response endonuclease PdeM, with protein MNTPYPVRLAGEELWLLPEKALYWPAQQALLIADVHFGKAAAYRSLGQPVPQGTTASNIAVIDRLLATLPCRQLIFLGDFLHGPGSHAAGTLGALAQWRARHVDLPMTLIRGNHDKRAGDPPAALNIRVVPEPLLLGPFALQHEPEPHPERHVLAGHVHPVYRLHGKGRQSLRLACFRLGERISLMPAFGAFTGGYAVEKDDSCKIFVIGDNEIWPVN; from the coding sequence ATGAATACGCCTTATCCCGTAAGGCTGGCCGGGGAAGAGCTGTGGCTGCTGCCAGAAAAAGCCCTGTACTGGCCGGCGCAACAGGCGCTGCTGATCGCCGATGTGCATTTCGGCAAGGCCGCGGCTTACCGCAGCCTCGGCCAACCGGTTCCGCAAGGCACCACGGCGAGCAACATCGCGGTGATTGATCGATTGCTGGCAACGCTGCCCTGCCGGCAACTGATATTTCTCGGGGATTTCCTGCATGGCCCAGGCTCTCATGCTGCGGGCACCTTGGGCGCCTTGGCGCAATGGCGCGCACGTCACGTTGATCTGCCGATGACGCTGATTCGCGGCAATCATGACAAGCGCGCGGGGGATCCACCGGCGGCGCTGAACATTCGAGTGGTGCCGGAGCCGCTACTGCTGGGCCCATTCGCCCTGCAGCATGAGCCCGAGCCACATCCTGAGCGGCATGTGCTGGCCGGGCATGTGCATCCGGTTTATCGCCTGCACGGCAAGGGCCGCCAGAGTTTGCGGCTGGCGTGTTTCAGGTTGGGCGAACGCATCAGTCTGATGCCGGCGTTCGGCGCGTTTACCGGCGGTTATGCGGTTG